The following coding sequences are from one bacterium window:
- a CDS encoding CvpA family protein: MIPYILNLSIVVVIAYRIYIGISEGLLNEFVNLINFLFSAGMSFALFQSLAPYIFKYIFPDEQYALLIAFWAIFIFSLLPLWSIKQLFFSKIYSKTKEKTIYFFTLIDKIGGAICGMVLGLNLMSCIVVSLYIAPATNSMYNLREEDKIIFKADEAYVKTYNKFIGFKWQEFLDTLKPEEPPEEEEEKKEEPTKARKT, from the coding sequence ATGATTCCCTATATCCTTAACCTTTCGATTGTTGTCGTAATCGCATATAGAATTTACATAGGAATAAGCGAGGGGTTATTAAACGAGTTTGTAAACCTTATAAATTTCTTATTCAGCGCAGGAATGAGTTTTGCTCTTTTCCAATCATTGGCACCCTATATTTTCAAATATATTTTTCCGGATGAACAATATGCTCTTCTTATAGCGTTCTGGGCAATATTCATATTTTCGCTTTTACCTTTATGGTCAATAAAACAATTATTTTTCTCAAAAATTTATTCAAAAACTAAAGAAAAAACAATTTATTTTTTCACACTTATTGATAAAATAGGTGGCGCAATTTGCGGAATGGTATTGGGCTTAAATCTTATGAGTTGCATAGTTGTTTCCCTATATATCGCGCCAGCAACCAATAGTATGTATAATCTGCGCGAAGAAGATAAAATAATTTTTAAAGCTGACGAAGCGTATGTAAAAACATATAATAAATTTATCGGTTTTAAATGGCAGGAATTTTTAGATACTTTGAAACCCGAAGAACCACCTGAGGAAGAGGAAGAAAAAAAAGAAGAGCCCACTAAAGCAAGGAAGACATAA
- a CDS encoding glycosyltransferase, whose translation MIKICRIAYLITELNIGGAENSLYQLVTHLNSKRFSPVVYSLSGEGKIADKLRDKGIEVICLGAKSKLDITVFFKLIKLLHRKKPHVLHTYLFHANFIGRIAGWLNRIPIIISTIQVMEKEKLYHLYLDMLTQWMVNKEVCVSKQLEEFTRKRVKISSSKLVTIYNAVDITSVKPLQVEAKNELTRNLSLSGFHPIIGTVARLTTQKGIPYLLKAFQLILKNFPDCCLLVVGQGPQKQGLETLSEGLGISSNVKFLGFREDINEIMNLMDVFVLPSLWEGLPLTILEAQALSKPVVATSVSGSKEIIKDGENGFLAHPKDSQSLALYTNILLENSKMREEFGKKGKEFVNKNFSLDRMVKDTEKLYEELKQKK comes from the coding sequence ATGATAAAAATATGTCGCATAGCTTATCTCATCACAGAACTTAATATTGGCGGCGCTGAGAATTCTCTATATCAATTAGTAACCCATCTTAATTCTAAAAGATTTTCTCCTGTAGTTTACTCATTAAGCGGTGAAGGTAAAATTGCAGATAAATTAAGAGATAAAGGTATAGAGGTAATATGTCTTGGCGCAAAGAGCAAACTTGATATTACTGTCTTTTTTAAGCTGATCAAACTCCTTCACCGCAAAAAACCGCATGTTCTCCATACATATCTTTTTCATGCCAATTTCATAGGAAGAATCGCAGGATGGCTGAACAGAATACCAATAATAATTTCCACAATACAAGTTATGGAAAAAGAAAAGCTTTATCATTTATATTTAGATATGTTAACACAGTGGATGGTGAATAAAGAAGTCTGCGTATCGAAACAATTGGAGGAATTTACAAGAAAAAGAGTAAAGATTTCTAGTTCAAAACTTGTCACTATATATAATGCTGTAGATATTACTTCCGTTAAGCCACTGCAGGTAGAAGCAAAAAACGAGTTAACGAGAAACCTTTCTCTTTCAGGTTTTCATCCCATAATAGGCACCGTAGCTCGACTTACTACTCAAAAGGGAATACCATATCTTCTAAAAGCATTTCAGCTTATTCTTAAGAATTTTCCTGACTGTTGTCTTTTAGTAGTGGGGCAAGGTCCTCAAAAACAGGGATTGGAGACTTTGTCTGAAGGATTGGGAATTTCATCGAATGTTAAGTTCTTAGGTTTTAGGGAAGATATTAACGAGATTATGAATTTGATGGATGTTTTTGTATTGCCTTCACTTTGGGAGGGTTTGCCCCTTACAATTTTGGAAGCTCAAGCATTGAGTAAACCTGTTGTTGCTACAAGCGTGAGTGGGAGTAAAGAAATAATTAAAGATGGAGAAAATGGATTTCTTGCACATCCTAAAGATTCGCAGAGTCTTGCTCTCTATACAAATATACTTCTCGAAAATTCTAAAATGAGAGAAGAATTTGGTAAAAAAGGCAAAGAATTTGTAAACAAAAATTTCTCTCTGGATAGAATGGTGAAAGATACTGAAAAACTCTACGAAGAACTGAAGCAAAAGAAATAA
- the purQ gene encoding phosphoribosylformylglycinamidine synthase I has product MRKVKVLVLYGHGINCDNETKKAFELAGACVEKAHTNELIEGSKKLDSYDILAFPGGFSFGDDIAAGKIHAVKFKYKLKKNLLKFISDKKLIIGICNGFQIMVKLGFLPGINDDYWTQKVTLAFNDSGKFEDRWVNLKVEKSPCVFTKGIKNLYLPIRHGEGKFYAEPKTLAKLKKENLIVLRYANPNGEKASKYPHNPNGSLDNIAGICDPSGRIFGLMPHPEAYIYRENHPKHTRETLPEKGVGLAIFENAVKYVKENL; this is encoded by the coding sequence ATGAGAAAAGTTAAAGTTTTGGTCTTATACGGACATGGTATAAACTGTGATAACGAGACGAAAAAAGCGTTTGAATTGGCAGGAGCTTGCGTAGAAAAAGCGCATACCAACGAATTAATAGAAGGTTCTAAAAAATTGGACAGTTACGATATTTTAGCGTTCCCTGGAGGATTTTCTTTTGGGGATGATATTGCGGCTGGAAAAATTCATGCGGTTAAGTTTAAATATAAACTAAAGAAAAATCTTTTAAAATTTATTTCCGATAAAAAGCTTATTATCGGAATATGCAACGGATTTCAAATAATGGTAAAACTCGGATTTTTGCCGGGAATAAACGATGATTATTGGACACAAAAAGTGACCCTAGCTTTTAACGATTCCGGAAAATTTGAAGACAGGTGGGTAAATTTAAAAGTGGAAAAATCTCCTTGTGTATTTACAAAAGGCATTAAAAATCTATATCTACCGATTCGACACGGAGAGGGGAAATTTTATGCAGAGCCTAAAACACTTGCAAAATTGAAAAAAGAAAATCTTATTGTTCTTCGATATGCAAATCCTAATGGCGAGAAAGCATCCAAATATCCGCACAATCCAAACGGTTCCTTGGACAATATTGCGGGTATATGCGATCCTTCCGGCCGTATCTTTGGACTTATGCCGCATCCCGAAGCTTACATATATAGAGAAAATCATCCTAAACATACAAGAGAAACATTACCTGAGAAGGGAGTGGGGCTTGCGATTTTTGAAAATGCAGTAAAGTACGTAAAAGAAAATCTTTAA
- a CDS encoding integration host factor subunit beta — MNTITKKTLVKKISYSIGVPQKTVKRIIEETLEHITEAMMRGERVELRKFGVFKISWREAKIARNPKTGEKISISSRKVVKFKSGKFLFKRLNEK, encoded by the coding sequence GTGAATACTATTACTAAAAAAACTCTTGTAAAGAAAATCTCTTATTCCATAGGGGTACCACAGAAAACAGTAAAAAGAATAATAGAAGAAACATTGGAACATATTACTGAAGCTATGATGCGAGGAGAAAGAGTGGAGTTAAGAAAATTCGGAGTCTTCAAGATAAGTTGGCGGGAAGCCAAAATTGCAAGAAATCCCAAAACGGGAGAAAAGATAAGCATCTCTTCCCGAAAAGTCGTTAAATTTAAATCGGGAAAGTTTCTATTTAAGAGATTAAACGAAAAATGA
- a CDS encoding glycosyltransferase yields MDKINILYLIATLDVGGAEKQLVELAKRIDKEKFNPIVCCLTRGGHLLENELKKAEIEYFILGKKFKFDFSVVFELIHFLKQENIHILHTRMFTSNAFGRIAGIFSHIPIIIATEDGIDIWKSKFRLFIDWVLSHFTDKIICVSEGVRNFYHRYTGIPLSKLITIYGGVEITDKINTDEQKKEEFGFERNSTIITTIGRLVPSKGIKYLLYTVAKIVEHSPNVRFLIIGEGPQKDELKGLAEKLEINKYVVFTGIRKDIQAILAITDIFVLPSTSEGFGISILEAMAKTKPVVATSVGGIPEIIQNGINGFLVPPRSAKSLASAIISILENPQKGVEMGINGRKRVEKYFSIDETVRKTEELYKTLVKLKIHN; encoded by the coding sequence ATGGATAAAATTAATATTTTATATCTGATTGCCACGCTTGATGTAGGAGGAGCGGAAAAACAGTTAGTGGAATTGGCAAAAAGAATTGATAAAGAAAAATTCAATCCTATTGTTTGTTGTTTAACAAGGGGTGGGCATTTATTAGAAAATGAGTTGAAAAAAGCAGAAATTGAATATTTCATTTTAGGGAAAAAATTCAAATTTGACTTTTCTGTGGTTTTTGAACTAATTCATTTCTTAAAACAAGAAAATATTCATATTTTACACACTCGAATGTTCACTTCCAATGCTTTTGGAAGGATAGCTGGAATTTTTTCTCATATTCCTATAATTATTGCAACCGAGGACGGCATAGACATCTGGAAAAGCAAATTCCGCCTATTTATAGATTGGGTTCTTTCGCATTTTACAGATAAAATAATCTGCGTATCGGAAGGTGTAAGAAATTTTTATCATAGATATACTGGCATCCCTTTATCTAAACTTATTACAATTTATGGCGGGGTAGAGATTACCGACAAAATAAATACTGATGAACAAAAAAAAGAGGAATTCGGTTTTGAAAGAAATTCTACAATTATTACTACCATTGGTCGTCTCGTACCTTCTAAGGGAATCAAATATTTATTGTATACTGTTGCAAAGATAGTAGAACATTCCCCTAATGTGCGGTTTTTAATTATTGGAGAAGGTCCTCAGAAAGATGAATTAAAAGGATTAGCTGAGAAACTTGAAATTAATAAATATGTTGTTTTTACTGGAATACGTAAAGACATACAAGCAATCTTAGCAATAACGGATATCTTTGTTCTTCCTTCAACTTCTGAAGGCTTTGGGATTTCAATTTTGGAGGCAATGGCTAAAACTAAGCCTGTAGTAGCCACAAGCGTAGGTGGCATACCAGAGATTATACAAAACGGGATAAATGGATTTCTGGTTCCACCTCGTTCTGCAAAATCTTTAGCATCTGCAATTATCAGTATTTTAGAAAATCCCCAAAAGGGCGTAGAAATGGGTATTAATGGGAGAAAAAGAGTGGAAAAATATTTTTCCATTGATGAAACCGTTAGAAAAACCGAAGAACTTTATAAAACTTTAGTAAAATTAAAAATTCATAATTGA
- a CDS encoding tyrosine--tRNA ligase encodes MNIKKQFETIKKNTEEVIPEDELLRKLEKSDKTKTPLRIKWGADPSAPDIHLGHTVVLRKLRQLQDLGHIVIFIIGDFTARIGDPSGKDTTRPQLSVEEIKKNSTTYKQQVFKILDKQKTEVVYNSAWLANMKLDGLMQLLSFQSVSQTLQRNEFKERMGNGKDIRMIEFIYPLIQGYDSVVLKADVEIGATEQKFNLLMGRTLQKKYGQEPQVVITMPILEGLDGKQKMSKSLGNYVGVSEMPENIYGKIMSIPDELILRYFKLLTFLKSEDIKDIEISLKKENPKQIKEKLASIIVEDLYDKKNAEEAKTTFDAKHTPGKSLDDRIKHIKPEVKNISLSQLKEGKIWICSLLTTIKATASNSDARRLVEQGAVYIDNEKITDHKSEIALSKSKNTLIQVGKRKYYEVKLGN; translated from the coding sequence ATGAATATTAAAAAACAGTTTGAAACTATTAAAAAAAATACAGAAGAAGTTATTCCTGAAGACGAACTCCTGAGGAAACTGGAAAAATCAGATAAGACAAAAACTCCTTTAAGGATAAAGTGGGGCGCTGATCCGTCTGCTCCCGACATTCATCTTGGTCATACCGTAGTCTTAAGAAAATTGCGCCAGCTTCAGGATTTGGGGCATATAGTCATATTCATCATAGGAGATTTTACTGCAAGAATAGGCGACCCCTCCGGCAAAGATACCACACGGCCACAACTATCCGTAGAGGAAATAAAGAAAAATTCCACCACATATAAGCAGCAGGTTTTCAAGATTCTGGATAAACAAAAAACAGAAGTTGTCTATAATTCAGCTTGGCTTGCAAACATGAAACTTGACGGATTAATGCAATTATTGTCTTTTCAATCCGTATCACAGACATTGCAGAGGAATGAATTTAAGGAAAGAATGGGAAACGGTAAAGACATAAGAATGATAGAGTTCATATATCCGTTAATTCAAGGATACGATTCAGTTGTTCTTAAAGCAGATGTGGAAATTGGCGCAACAGAACAAAAGTTTAACCTTTTAATGGGGCGAACTCTTCAAAAAAAATACGGGCAAGAACCCCAAGTTGTTATCACCATGCCAATATTGGAAGGACTAGACGGAAAACAAAAAATGAGCAAGTCTTTGGGCAATTATGTAGGAGTATCCGAAATGCCTGAAAATATATACGGCAAAATTATGTCGATACCGGACGAGCTTATTCTAAGATATTTTAAACTTTTAACATTCTTAAAAAGTGAAGACATTAAAGATATAGAAATTTCTTTAAAAAAAGAAAACCCAAAGCAAATAAAAGAAAAACTTGCTTCTATAATCGTAGAGGATTTATATGATAAAAAAAATGCTGAGGAAGCAAAAACAACATTCGACGCAAAACATACGCCTGGTAAAAGTTTAGACGATAGAATAAAACATATAAAACCGGAAGTTAAAAATATATCGCTTTCCCAACTAAAAGAAGGGAAAATCTGGATTTGTAGTCTCCTGACAACCATCAAAGCCACAGCAAGCAATTCTGATGCAAGACGATTGGTAGAACAGGGTGCAGTCTATATAGACAACGAAAAAATAACCGACCATAAAAGTGAAATCGCTTTATCAAAATCAAAAAACACTTTGATACAGGTTGGAAAGAGGAAATATTACGAGGTAAAATTAGGTAATTGA
- the trpA gene encoding tryptophan synthase subunit alpha, translating into MNRIESKWKELKKKNLKAFIAFVTAGDPSLEDTYNLVLELEKQGADIIELGIPFSDPIADGPVIQASSNRSLGEKTNLNKILLLVKDLRKKTDIPIVFLSYYNPIFHCGIEKFVGDAVKSGVDGIIVADLPPEEAKEIKIFSSKKGLDTIFLAAPTSSKKRLHKIAEASTGFIYCVSVAGVTGVRNSLAQNLKKRVTDIKKLTNKPVAVGFGVSNIKTAQWVASFADGVIVGSAIVKIIQNNLEKKDLINKVGKLVKDLASAIHRV; encoded by the coding sequence ATGAATAGAATAGAAAGTAAATGGAAAGAACTTAAGAAAAAGAATCTGAAGGCATTTATCGCGTTTGTTACAGCAGGCGACCCATCGTTAGAAGATACCTATAATCTTGTTTTAGAATTGGAGAAACAAGGAGCAGATATTATTGAATTAGGGATTCCCTTTTCCGACCCTATTGCAGACGGCCCCGTGATTCAAGCCTCTTCCAATAGATCCTTGGGGGAAAAAACAAATTTAAATAAAATCTTACTTTTAGTTAAAGACTTAAGAAAAAAGACCGATATCCCGATTGTCTTTTTATCATATTATAATCCTATATTTCATTGTGGCATTGAGAAGTTCGTTGGAGATGCTGTTAAATCAGGAGTGGACGGGATTATAGTCGCGGACTTACCTCCCGAAGAAGCCAAAGAAATAAAAATATTCTCTTCTAAAAAAGGACTTGATACGATTTTCTTAGCAGCGCCTACGTCTTCCAAAAAAAGATTACATAAAATAGCAGAAGCATCTACCGGATTTATCTATTGCGTTTCTGTTGCAGGAGTAACAGGAGTAAGAAATTCATTGGCACAGAATTTAAAGAAAAGAGTTACAGATATTAAAAAACTCACCAATAAACCCGTAGCAGTCGGTTTTGGCGTATCAAATATTAAAACCGCGCAGTGGGTTGCCTCTTTTGCCGACGGCGTGATTGTAGGAAGCGCAATCGTAAAAATTATTCAGAATAATTTAGAAAAAAAAGACTTAATCAATAAAGTTGGGAAATTAGTTAAAGATTTGGCTTCAGCAATCCATAGAGTGTAA
- a CDS encoding glycosyltransferase family 39 protein: MSDFRKKEFMFLVFIFFLSCILGIFFCLFFKDNILSIQSHVFTDTQQYISAANNFLEGKGIILSSNTLAKITPVYPLFVAGVYFLFGEGYWAIRLIQILINGLSCILVYFLSRELTDKDTAKIAACITAIYPFFIFFVGFVLTETLFIFLLLLSIYFFQISKKNPSMKNMIITGVLFGITVLCRPSLMAFILILSMSLFIPTLWSEGENRFKIVGIVIAFAILTISPWSIRNFYHFKKFVPLTTITGAGFWDGNNLHSSGGPSGYWPKEVQALSEVERDRYLTKATLKVIKDNPLRFLKLMGIKFIRFWNIVPNYEGFSSPLYKLVSLFSCIPIIITAIWGMFLTKGIWKKFLAFYILFFSFTFVHMLFVGSIRYRIPLMPFLIIFSAYGISQIYRKMKRYVNRDSIT; the protein is encoded by the coding sequence ATGAGCGACTTTAGAAAAAAAGAGTTTATGTTTCTTGTTTTTATTTTCTTTCTTTCTTGTATCTTAGGAATATTTTTCTGTTTATTTTTTAAAGACAATATACTTTCCATACAATCTCATGTTTTCACTGATACTCAACAATATATATCTGCGGCTAATAATTTCCTTGAAGGTAAAGGGATTATTCTTTCCTCTAATACATTGGCAAAAATTACGCCTGTTTATCCCTTATTTGTAGCCGGAGTTTACTTTTTGTTCGGTGAAGGTTATTGGGCTATTAGATTAATTCAAATTCTTATTAATGGTTTATCATGTATATTAGTATATTTTTTGAGTAGGGAACTTACGGATAAAGATACGGCGAAGATTGCGGCATGTATCACTGCAATATATCCTTTTTTTATATTTTTCGTGGGCTTTGTTTTAACAGAAACATTATTTATTTTTCTCTTATTACTTTCTATTTATTTTTTCCAAATTAGTAAAAAAAATCCTAGTATGAAGAATATGATTATTACCGGGGTTTTGTTTGGAATAACAGTGCTTTGCCGCCCATCACTAATGGCATTTATTTTAATCCTTTCAATGTCTTTATTTATTCCGACTTTATGGTCAGAAGGGGAAAATAGATTTAAGATTGTTGGTATCGTAATTGCATTTGCAATTTTAACCATATCTCCGTGGTCAATAAGAAACTTTTACCATTTTAAAAAATTTGTTCCACTTACAACCATAACAGGAGCAGGTTTCTGGGATGGTAATAACCTGCATTCTTCAGGAGGTCCTTCTGGATATTGGCCAAAAGAAGTGCAAGCACTTTCCGAGGTAGAAAGAGATAGATATCTAACAAAAGCTACTCTTAAAGTGATAAAAGATAACCCTTTAAGATTCTTGAAACTTATGGGAATAAAATTTATACGCTTCTGGAATATTGTGCCTAATTACGAAGGTTTTTCATCACCTTTGTATAAATTAGTAAGTCTATTTTCTTGTATCCCGATAATTATTACGGCAATCTGGGGGATGTTCTTGACAAAAGGAATATGGAAGAAATTCCTTGCTTTTTATATATTATTTTTTTCTTTTACATTTGTACACATGCTTTTTGTAGGTTCTATACGTTATAGAATTCCTCTTATGCCGTTTTTAATTATTTTTTCTGCTTATGGAATTAGTCAGATTTACAGAAAAATGAAGAGATATGTTAATAGAGATTCAATTACCTAA
- a CDS encoding type II/IV secretion system protein gives MIGKIAFSITLLAFSYAWVLLMAWANIDARKKGRNVRLCNSLFFFFGPLALLFYHYFPSIFYFSPQQKSSQNTKSKHFSSFKTTNDGRQILKTVNKIFQDAVAYRATDIHLDPDKEKLTVRFRIDGFLYEYRIFPVEVCKAIISAIKVLSNLDIAQKRSFQDGSFSSTIKDRKIDFRVSVSASQYGETVVMRILDPSEGLVDISNLGVLPEAEDKFRSLVFRNDGIVLIVGHTGCGKTTTLYAVLNKVNNLGKNIISIEDPIEYKIANVTQIPVNQRTGVTFANSLRSILRQDPDIIMVGEIRDFETAKIAIEASLTGHLVFSTLHTKDSVSTIMRLFEMGFERYLISSSLSGVISQRLVRLLCPQCKMPYVLPSDKFFGQENVQLKAGEQVYKAKGCNYCTNTGYRKRTGLFEILVIDKTIKELISNKASEQEIFTQAKKQGMITLLEDGLTKIRQGLTSVDEIEGVLK, from the coding sequence TTGATAGGGAAAATAGCTTTTAGTATTACACTTTTGGCATTTTCCTATGCTTGGGTTCTTTTGATGGCATGGGCAAACATAGATGCCAGGAAAAAAGGAAGAAATGTAAGGCTCTGTAACAGTTTATTTTTTTTCTTTGGGCCATTGGCGTTACTTTTTTACCATTATTTCCCTTCTATTTTTTATTTTTCTCCTCAACAAAAGAGTTCCCAAAATACCAAGTCAAAACATTTTTCATCTTTTAAAACAACCAATGATGGCAGGCAAATTTTAAAAACTGTAAATAAAATTTTTCAAGATGCTGTTGCTTATAGAGCAACGGATATTCATTTGGATCCTGATAAAGAGAAACTAACTGTTCGTTTCAGGATAGACGGATTTCTTTATGAATATAGGATTTTTCCCGTAGAAGTATGTAAAGCGATTATTTCCGCCATCAAAGTTTTAAGTAACCTTGACATAGCGCAAAAACGTTCTTTTCAGGACGGTAGTTTTTCCTCGACGATAAAGGATAGAAAAATAGATTTTAGAGTCTCTGTATCTGCATCTCAATACGGCGAGACCGTGGTAATGAGAATTCTTGACCCTAGTGAAGGATTAGTCGATATTTCAAATCTTGGTGTCCTACCTGAAGCAGAGGACAAATTCCGTTCTTTGGTATTTCGTAATGATGGCATTGTGCTAATAGTTGGACATACAGGATGCGGAAAAACAACTACTCTTTATGCTGTCTTGAACAAGGTGAATAATCTTGGTAAAAATATTATAAGTATAGAAGACCCTATTGAATATAAAATCGCAAATGTAACACAAATTCCTGTAAATCAACGCACTGGGGTAACATTTGCCAATAGTTTAAGAAGTATATTGCGACAGGACCCGGACATAATAATGGTGGGGGAAATAAGGGATTTCGAAACTGCAAAAATAGCTATTGAAGCTTCTTTAACCGGACATTTGGTTTTTTCGACCTTGCACACAAAAGACTCAGTAAGTACAATTATGCGACTTTTTGAAATGGGCTTTGAACGTTATCTTATATCGTCTTCTCTTTCAGGAGTGATTAGCCAGAGATTAGTCCGTCTTTTATGTCCGCAATGTAAGATGCCCTATGTTCTGCCTTCTGATAAATTTTTTGGCCAGGAGAACGTACAGTTAAAAGCAGGAGAACAAGTTTATAAAGCAAAGGGTTGTAATTACTGCACAAATACGGGGTATAGGAAACGCACGGGCCTATTCGAAATTTTGGTAATTGATAAAACAATCAAAGAACTAATAAGTAATAAAGCTTCCGAACAAGAAATTTTCACCCAAGCAAAAAAACAGGGAATGATAACGCTTCTTGAAGACGGGTTAACTAAAATAAGGCAAGGGCTTACCAGTGTGGATGAAATTGAAGGAGTTTTAAAATGA
- the asnB gene encoding asparagine synthase (glutamine-hydrolyzing): protein MCGICGFLNKKILSSEVLEKMNDELAHRGTDDKGIFLNTIPYGTDKIQIGLGNRRLSIIDLTEHGHQPMRNKKGDIWLVFNGEIYNFQELKKELEGKGHKFKGRSDTEVILHSYEQWGEDCLRKFNGMFAFAIWDEKKRQLFIARDRVGIKPLYYYFKNGNFAFSSELKSLLKYPLFEKELNRKSLYYYLLFQYVPTPYSIFENTWKLPPGHYLILKEGKIEVKKYWDVLEKRRKREKKSTQEYIEEFENLLKSSVKYRLISDVPVGAFLSGGTDSSLVVASMAQLTDKVETFTIGFEEKKYNEAPYAKKVADYLGTKHHELYVKEKDVFPLIGELPKYYDEPFADSSSLPTYLVSKLAKEKGIKVVLSGDGGDELFCGYNRYIWMDRASKLLLLPQIIREKIAPSLGKIPYLKLRRISRILQYKDPLQMYLNVVDMWSEKELEKLLGENYSYEELTFSEVYKKVNALPLLEKLQLVDFHTYLPEDILTKVDRASMAVSLEARVPLLDHRIAEFAYSLPLDLRYRRGIRKYLLKKVLYKYLPEKFFRRPKQGFGIPLDEWLRGGVKPYIDEYLNTNRIKKEGIFNSEFVEEIVKKHLSGKYNYQYPIWTLLQFQLWKEKYLT, encoded by the coding sequence ATGTGCGGAATATGCGGATTTTTAAATAAAAAAATTCTTTCCTCTGAGGTTTTGGAGAAAATGAATGACGAGTTGGCTCATCGGGGGACTGATGATAAAGGGATATTTTTAAATACAATTCCCTATGGTACCGATAAAATTCAAATCGGGTTGGGCAACCGAAGACTTTCTATTATTGACCTTACGGAACACGGTCATCAGCCGATGCGCAATAAAAAGGGAGATATCTGGCTCGTCTTTAATGGGGAAATATATAATTTCCAGGAATTAAAAAAAGAATTAGAGGGCAAAGGACATAAGTTCAAAGGAAGGTCTGATACCGAAGTTATTTTACATTCGTATGAACAGTGGGGTGAAGATTGCTTGCGGAAATTTAACGGTATGTTTGCTTTTGCTATTTGGGATGAGAAAAAAAGACAACTTTTTATTGCCAGAGACCGAGTAGGAATTAAACCATTATATTATTATTTTAAAAATGGGAACTTTGCTTTTTCCTCTGAACTAAAATCTTTACTGAAATATCCTCTCTTTGAGAAAGAGTTAAATAGAAAGAGTTTATATTATTATCTCCTTTTCCAATATGTTCCTACTCCTTATTCGATATTTGAAAACACCTGGAAACTTCCCCCGGGGCATTATTTAATCTTAAAAGAAGGAAAAATTGAGGTTAAGAAATACTGGGATGTTTTAGAAAAGAGAAGGAAAAGAGAGAAAAAGAGTACGCAAGAATATATAGAAGAGTTTGAGAATCTACTTAAAAGTTCTGTTAAATATAGACTTATCAGTGATGTGCCTGTCGGCGCATTTCTATCCGGCGGCACAGATTCCAGCTTAGTAGTAGCTTCAATGGCTCAATTAACAGATAAAGTAGAAACATTCACTATCGGTTTTGAAGAAAAAAAATACAATGAAGCTCCATATGCAAAAAAAGTAGCCGATTATCTGGGCACTAAACATCACGAGCTTTATGTCAAAGAAAAAGACGTTTTCCCTCTTATTGGCGAATTGCCGAAATATTATGACGAACCGTTTGCGGATTCTTCTTCTCTACCTACCTATTTAGTTTCTAAACTCGCCAAAGAGAAAGGTATTAAGGTTGTTCTTTCCGGGGACGGGGGAGACGAATTATTTTGCGGTTATAATCGGTATATATGGATGGATAGAGCAAGTAAACTTTTATTACTACCTCAAATTATTAGAGAAAAAATTGCGCCTTCGTTAGGAAAAATTCCCTATCTAAAACTGCGGCGAATATCTCGAATTTTGCAATACAAAGACCCTCTCCAAATGTATTTGAATGTAGTAGATATGTGGTCTGAAAAAGAGCTTGAAAAACTTTTAGGAGAAAATTATTCCTATGAAGAATTGACGTTTTCCGAAGTTTATAAAAAAGTTAATGCATTGCCTTTACTTGAAAAATTACAACTTGTGGATTTTCATACATATTTGCCGGAAGATATACTTACCAAAGTAGACAGAGCTTCTATGGCGGTATCACTTGAAGCGCGAGTACCGCTGTTAGACCACAGAATAGCAGAGTTTGCATATAGCTTGCCTTTGGATTTACGCTATAGACGAGGGATAAGAAAGTATCTATTGAAAAAGGTGCTTTATAAGTATTTACCAGAAAAATTCTTCAGACGACCAAAACAGGGATTTGGGATTCCGCTTGATGAGTGGTTAAGAGGAGGCGTTAAGCCTTACATTGATGAATATTTAAATACTAACAGAATAAAAAAAGAAGGGATATTTAATTCGGAGTTTGTGGAAGAAATTGTCAAAAAACATCTGAGCGGTAAATATAATTATCAATATCCTATATGGACTTTGCTCCAATTTCAATTGTGGAAAGAAAAATACCTTACCTGA